A portion of the Symphalangus syndactylus isolate Jambi chromosome 13, NHGRI_mSymSyn1-v2.1_pri, whole genome shotgun sequence genome contains these proteins:
- the LOC129459720 gene encoding choriogonadotropin subunit beta 3 isoform X2 yields MEMFQGLLMLLLLSMGGAWASSEPLRPRCHPVNATLPIEKEGCSVCVTVNTTICAGYCATKTRVLQSVLPPLPQVVCNYRDVRFESIRLSGCRRGVNPVVSYAVALSCQCGLCRRSTTDCGGPKDHPWTCDDPRFQASSSSKAPPPSLPSPSRLPEPADARIRP; encoded by the exons ATGGAGATGTTCCAG GGGCTGCTGATGTTGCTGCTGCTGAGCATGGGCGGGGCATGGGCATCCAGTGAGCCGCTTCGGCCACGGTGCCACCCCGTCAATGCCACCCTGCCGATCGAGAAGGAAGGCTGCTCCGTGTGCGTCACCGTCAACACCACCATCTGTGCCGGCTACTGCGCCACCAAG ACGAGGGTGCTGCAGTCGGTCCTGCCGCCCCTGCCTCAGGTGGTGTGCAACTACCGCGATGTGCGCTTCGAGTCCATCCGGCTCTCTGGCTGCCGGCGCGGCGTGAACCCCGTGGTCTCCTACGCCGTGGCTCTCAGCTGTCAATGTGGACTCTGCCGCCGCAGCACCACTGACTGCGGGGGTCCCAAGGACCACCCCTGGACCTGTGACGACCCCCGCTTCCAGGCCTCCTCTTCCTCAAAGGCCCCTCCCCCCAGCCTTCCGAGTCCATCCCGACTTCCGGAGCCCGCAGACGCCCGGATCCGCCCATAA
- the LOC129459720 gene encoding choriogonadotropin subunit beta variant 2 isoform X1 translates to MGRPGLRAPVSDPGEPVSLSQGLLMLLLLSMGGAWASSEPLRPRCHPVNATLPIEKEGCSVCVTVNTTICAGYCATKTRVLQSVLPPLPQVVCNYRDVRFESIRLSGCRRGVNPVVSYAVALSCQCGLCRRSTTDCGGPKDHPWTCDDPRFQASSSSKAPPPSLPSPSRLPEPADARIRP, encoded by the exons ATGGGAAGGCCAGGGCTCAGGGCTCCGGTCTCCGACCCGGGTGAACCAGTGTCCTTGTCCCAGGGGCTGCTGATGTTGCTGCTGCTGAGCATGGGCGGGGCATGGGCATCCAGTGAGCCGCTTCGGCCACGGTGCCACCCCGTCAATGCCACCCTGCCGATCGAGAAGGAAGGCTGCTCCGTGTGCGTCACCGTCAACACCACCATCTGTGCCGGCTACTGCGCCACCAAG ACGAGGGTGCTGCAGTCGGTCCTGCCGCCCCTGCCTCAGGTGGTGTGCAACTACCGCGATGTGCGCTTCGAGTCCATCCGGCTCTCTGGCTGCCGGCGCGGCGTGAACCCCGTGGTCTCCTACGCCGTGGCTCTCAGCTGTCAATGTGGACTCTGCCGCCGCAGCACCACTGACTGCGGGGGTCCCAAGGACCACCCCTGGACCTGTGACGACCCCCGCTTCCAGGCCTCCTCTTCCTCAAAGGCCCCTCCCCCCAGCCTTCCGAGTCCATCCCGACTTCCGGAGCCCGCAGACGCCCGGATCCGCCCATAA
- the LOC129459720 gene encoding choriogonadotropin subunit beta variant 2 isoform X3: MLLLLSMGGAWASSEPLRPRCHPVNATLPIEKEGCSVCVTVNTTICAGYCATKTRVLQSVLPPLPQVVCNYRDVRFESIRLSGCRRGVNPVVSYAVALSCQCGLCRRSTTDCGGPKDHPWTCDDPRFQASSSSKAPPPSLPSPSRLPEPADARIRP, from the exons ATGTTGCTGCTGCTGAGCATGGGCGGGGCATGGGCATCCAGTGAGCCGCTTCGGCCACGGTGCCACCCCGTCAATGCCACCCTGCCGATCGAGAAGGAAGGCTGCTCCGTGTGCGTCACCGTCAACACCACCATCTGTGCCGGCTACTGCGCCACCAAG ACGAGGGTGCTGCAGTCGGTCCTGCCGCCCCTGCCTCAGGTGGTGTGCAACTACCGCGATGTGCGCTTCGAGTCCATCCGGCTCTCTGGCTGCCGGCGCGGCGTGAACCCCGTGGTCTCCTACGCCGTGGCTCTCAGCTGTCAATGTGGACTCTGCCGCCGCAGCACCACTGACTGCGGGGGTCCCAAGGACCACCCCTGGACCTGTGACGACCCCCGCTTCCAGGCCTCCTCTTCCTCAAAGGCCCCTCCCCCCAGCCTTCCGAGTCCATCCCGACTTCCGGAGCCCGCAGACGCCCGGATCCGCCCATAA
- the LOC129459713 gene encoding choriogonadotropin subunit beta 3 produces MEMFQGLLLLLLLSMGGAWASSEPLRPRCHPVNATLPIEKEGCSVCVTVNTTICAGYCATKTRVLQSVLPPLPQVVCNYRDVRFESIRLSGCRRGVNPVVSYAVALSCQCGLCRRSTTDCGGPKDHPWTCDDPRFQASSSSKAPPPSLPSPSRLPEPADARIRP; encoded by the exons ATGGAGATGTTCCAG gggctgctgctgttgctgctgctgagcATGGGCGGGGCATGGGCATCCAGTGAGCCGCTTCGGCCACGGTGCCACCCCGTCAATGCCACCCTGCCGATCGAGAAGGAAGGCTGCTCCGTGTGCGTCACCGTCAACACCACCATCTGTGCCGGCTACTGCGCCACCAAG ACGAGGGTGCTGCAGTCGGTCCTGCCGCCCCTGCCTCAGGTGGTGTGCAACTACCGCGATGTGCGCTTCGAGTCCATCCGGCTCTCTGGCTGCCGGCGCGGCGTGAACCCCGTGGTCTCCTACGCCGTGGCTCTCAGCTGTCAATGTGGACTCTGCCGCCGCAGCACCACTGACTGCGGGGGTCCCAAGGACCACCCCTGGACCTGTGACGACCCCCGCTTCCAGGCCTCCTCTTCCTCAAAGGCCCCTCCCCCCAGCCTTCCGAGTCCATCCCGACTTCCGGAGCCCGCAGACGCCCGGATCCGCCCATAA
- the LOC129459743 gene encoding choriogonadotropin subunit beta 3 translates to MEMFQGLLLLLLLSMGGAWASSEPLRPRCHPVNATLPIEKEGCSVCVTVNTTICAGYCATKTRVLQSVLPPLPQVVCNYRDVRFESIRLSGCRRGVNPVVSYAVALSCQCGLCRRSTTDCGGPKDHPWTCDDPRFQASSSSKAPPPSLPSPSRLPEPADARIRP, encoded by the exons ATGGAGATGTTCCAG gggctgctgctgttgctgctgctgagcATGGGCGGGGCATGGGCATCCAGTGAGCCGCTTCGGCCACGGTGCCACCCTGTCAATGCCACCCTGCCTATCGAGAAGGAGGGCTGCTCCGTGTGCGTCACCGTCAACACCACCATCTGTGCCGGCTACTGCGCCACCAAG ACGAGGGTGCTGCAGTCGGTCCTGCCGCCCCTGCCTCAGGTGGTGTGCAACTACCGCGATGTGCGCTTCGAGTCCATCCGGCTCTCTGGCTGCCGGCGCGGCGTGAACCCCGTGGTCTCCTACGCCGTGGCTCTCAGCTGTCAATGTGGACTCTGCCGCCGCAGCACCACTGACTGCGGGGGTCCCAAGGACCACCCCTGGACCTGTGACGACCCCCGCTTCCAGGCCTCCTCTTCCTCAAAGGCCCCTCCCCCCAGCCTTCCGAGTCCATCCCGACTTCCGGAGCCCGCAGACGCCCGGATCCGCCCATAA